One genomic region from Saccharomyces cerevisiae S288C chromosome XI, complete sequence encodes:
- the TFA1 gene encoding transcription factor TFIIE subunit TFA1 (TFIIE large subunit; involved in recruitment of RNA polymerase II to the promoter, activation of TFIIH, and promoter opening), producing the protein MDRPIDDIVKNLLKFVVRGFYGGSFVLVLDAILFHSVLAEDDLKQLLSINKTELGPLIARLRSDRLISIHKQREYPPNSKSVERVYYYVKYPHAIDAIKWKVHQVVQRLKDDLDKNSEPNGYMCPICLTKYTQLEAVQLLNFDRTEFLCSLCDEPLVEDDSGKKNKEKQDKLNRLMDQIQPIIDSLKKIDDSRIEENTFEIALARLIPPQNQSHAAYTYNPKKGSTMFRPGDSAPLPNLMGTALGNDSSRRAGANSQATLHINITTASDEVAQRELQERQAEEKRKQNAVPEWHKQSTIGKTALGRLDNEEEFDPVVTASAMDSINPDNEPAQETSYQNNRTLTEQEMEERENEKTLNDYYAALAKKQAKLNKEEEEEEEEEEDEEEEEEEEMEDVMDDNDETARENALEDEFEDVTDTAGTAKTESNTSNDVKQESINDKTEDAVNATATASGPSANAKPNDGDDDDDDDDDEMDIEFEDV; encoded by the coding sequence ATGGATAGACCTATAGATGATATTGtgaaaaatcttttaaagtTCGTCGTTAGGGGGTTTTATGGTGGCTCCTTTGTACTGGTACTCGATGCTATACTATTTCACTCGGTCCTAGCTGAAGATGACTTGAAACAATTGTTGAGCATAAATAAGACGGAACTGGGGCCGCTAATTGCTAGACTAAGATCAGACAGGTTAATATCCATACACAAACAAAGAGAATACCCTCCAAACTCAAAAAGTGTGGAAAGAGTTTACTACTATGTAAAATATCCTCATGCTATTGACGCAATCAAATGGAAGGTCCATCAAGTCGTACAAAGATTGAAGGATGACTTGGACAAAAATTCAGAACCTAATGGTTACATGTGTCCGATTTGTTTGACCAAGTACACACAATTGGAAGCTGTAcaattattgaattttgaTAGGACAGAATTTTTATGTTCCCTATGTGATGAACCGTTGGTGGAAGATGATTCtggtaaaaaaaacaaagagaagCAAGATAAATTAAATAGGTTAATGGACCAAATTCAGCCAATCATtgattctttgaaaaagattGATGATTCAAGAATTGAGGAGAATACTTTCGAAATTGCATTGGCTCGCTTGATACCACCTCAAAATCAATCACATGCAGCATACACGTACAATCCAAAGAAAGGCAGCACCATGTTCAGACCGGGAGATTCTGCTCCATTGCCAAATCTTATGGGTACTGCTCTTGGTAACGACAGTAGTAGACGTGCCGGTGCTAACTCTCAAGCCACATTACACATCAACATTACCACGGCAAGTGATGAAGTGGCTCAAAGGGAATTGCAAGAGAGACAGGctgaagagaaaagaaaacaaaacgCTGTCCCTGAATGGCATAAACAGAGTACCATCGGTAAAACTGCTCTTGGTAGACTGGATAATGAAGAGGAGTTCGATCCTGTAGTTACTGCATCTGCCATGGATTCTATAAATCCTGATAATGAACCTGCACAGGAAACATCCTATCAAAATAACAGAACTCTGACCGAGCaagaaatggaagaaaGAGAGAATGAAAAGACGTTGAATGATTACTACGCTGCTTTGGCTAAAAAGCAAGCAAAGCtcaataaagaagaagaggaggaggaagaagaagaagaggatgaggaagaagaagaggaagaagagatGGAAGATGTTATGGATGATAACGATGAAACTGCTAGAGAAAATGCATTGGAagatgaatttgaagacGTAACGGATACAGCTGGCACCGCAAAGACAGAATCAAACACCTCCAACGACGTAAAACAAGAATCGATTAATGATAAGACTGAAGACGCTGTAAATGCTACTGCCACTGCTTCAGGTCCGAGTGCAAACGCTAAACCAaatgatggtgatgatgatgatgatgatgatgatgatgagatGGACATTGAGTTTGAGGACGTTTGA
- the TCD2 gene encoding tRNA threonylcarbamoyladenosine dehydratase (tRNA threonylcarbamoyladenosine dehydratase; required for the ct6A tRNA base modification, where an adenosine at position 37 is modified to form a cyclized active ester with an oxazolone ring; localized to the mitochondrial outer membrane; TCD2 has a paralog, TCD1, that arose from the whole genome duplication), with amino-acid sequence MVEKDTWKLITATALFTVAVTTITDYAWTSWQAQKQVIAQQKNKNKGGQTKSDTDKYHQYDEQFIRQSLKNNVEFLGEDTIEKLSNQYVVVVGAGGVGSWVVNSLVRSGCRKIRVVDFDQVSLSSLNRHSCAILNDVGTPKVECLRRHMREIAPWCEIDPINELWTLQNGERLTLGNGTPDFIVDCIDNIDTKVDLLEFAYNHGIKVISSMGASAKSDPTKLNVGDLATTEEDPLARVVRRKLKKRGILSGIPVVFSAEKPDPKKAKLLPLPDEEYERGKVDELSALKDFRVRILPVLGTMPSLFGLTITTWILSNISDKPLEPVEGKNRIKVYDGIYQSLAGQMSRVGIPSQRIPLALKDVSYLVEEVFKGKSPISGISTRLTLTKWDPSKPISLQNVVVLTKNEQKVHEDRVLKGKESLQDVYDAKVLKLVSQRFREEAYYSQFR; translated from the coding sequence atggTAGAGAAGGATACATGGAAACTGATAACTGCCACTGCACTATTCACTGTGGCAGTGACGACGATTACAGATTATGCTTGGACCAGTTGGCAAGCACAAAAGCAAGTAATTGcgcaacaaaaaaataagaataaagGTGGGCAAACAAAATCTGACACGGATaaatatcatcaatatGATGAACAGTTTATTCGccaatctttgaaaaacaatgTTGAATTTCTTGGTGAGGAcacaattgaaaaactatCCAATCAATATGTTGTTGTCGTGGGAGCAGGTGGAGTTGGATCTTGGGTGGTTAACTCTTTGGTGCGGTCCGGATGCCGAAAGATCAGGGTCGTTGATTTTGACCAGGTCTCACTAAGTTCACTAAATAGACACAGCTGTGCCATACTAAATGATGTTGGCACGCCAAAAGTGGAATGTCTACGAAGGCATATGCGGGAAATTGCACCATGGTGTGAGATTGATCCGATTAATGAATTATGGACGTTACAAAATGGCGAAAGACTGACCCTTGGTAATGGAACTCCTGACTTTATCGTGGACTGCATTGATAATATTGATACAAAGGTCGACTTACTTGAGTTTGCCTATAATCATGGTATCAAAGTGATCTCTTCCATGGGTGCTTCCGCGAAAAGTGATCCTACAAAACTTAATGTGGGGGACTTGGCTACCACGGAGGAGGATCCTCTTGCAAGGGTAGTGAGAAggaaattaaagaaaagaggtATCTTATCCGGAATTCCTGTAGTATTTAGTGCCGAAAAACCAGATCCGAAGAAGGCTAAATTATTACCCTTACCAGATGAGGAATATGAAAGAGGAAAGGTCGACGAGCTGAGCGCCCTGAAGGACTTCCGTGTAAGAATCCTACCCGTTTTAGGTACTATGCCAAGTTTGTTTGGATTGACCATCACTACGTGGATTTTATCTAATATATCCGATAAACCTCTAGAACCTGTTGAGGGTAAGAATAGAATTAAGGTATACGATGGTATATATCAATCGTTGGCAGGTCAAATGAGCAGAGTCGGTATACCGAGCCAAAGAATCCCATTGGCTTTGAAGGATGTTAGTTACCTTGTCGAAGAGGTGTTTAAGGGTAAATCTCCAATTAGCGGCATTTCCACTAGACTAACTTTAACCAAATGGGATCCCTCTAAACCTATCTCTTTGCAAAATGTGGTAGTACTAACTAAAAACGAACAGAAAGTGCACGAAGACCGTGTCTTGAAGGGTAAGGAAAGCTTACAAGATGTTTATGATGCCAAAGTTCTAAAACTGGTTTCACAAAGATTCAGAGAAGAAGCTTATTACTCTCAATTCAGATGA
- the GPX1 gene encoding glutathione peroxidase GPX1 (Phospholipid hydroperoxide glutathione peroxidase; induced by glucose starvation that protects cells from phospholipid hydroperoxides and nonphospholipid peroxides during oxidative stress; glutathione peroxidase activity is neuroprotective in models of Huntington's disease; GPX1 has a paralog, HYR1, that arose from the whole genome duplication) → MQEFYSFSPIDENGNPFPFNSLRNKVVLIVNVASHCAFTPQYKELEYLYEKYKSHGLVIVAFPCGQFGNQEFEKDKEINKFCQDKYGVTFPILHKIRCNGQKQDPVYKFLKNSVSGKSGIKMIKWNFEKFVVDRNGKVVKRFSCMTRPLELCPIIEELLNQPPEEQI, encoded by the coding sequence ATGCAagaattttattctttttcaccaATAGATGAAAACGGAAATCCATTCCCCTTCAACTCCCTGCGTAACAAAGTGGTTTTGATAGTCAATGTAGCATCTCATTGTGCGTTCACACCTCAATACAAGGAATTAGAGTACTTGTACGAAAAATACAAATCACATGGTCTAGTGATTGTGGCCTTTCCCTGTGGTCAATTCGGAAATCAAGAGTTCGAGAAGGATAAAGAGATTAATAAGTTCTGTCAAGATAAATATGGTGTAACCTTCCCTATTCTACATAAGATCCGTTGCAACGGGCAAAAGCAAGATCCCGTCTACAAGTTCTTAAAGAATTCAGTAAGCGGGAAGTctggaataaaaatgataaaatggaattttgaaaagtttgtGGTAGACCGAAATGGGAAGGTGGTTAAAAGGTTTTCATGCATGACTAGGCCACTAGAGCTTTGTCCAATAATCGAAGAATTACTGAATCAACCACCAGAAGAACAGATTTAA
- the PAN3 gene encoding PAN-complex poly(A)-binding subunit PAN3 (Essential subunit of the Pan2p-Pan3p poly(A)-ribonuclease complex; poly (A) mRNA binding subunit which recruits mRNA to the complex; the Pan2p-Pan3p complex controls poly(A) tail length and regulates the stoichiometry and activity of postreplication repair complexes) — translation MDKINPDWAKDIPCRNITIYGYCKKEKEGCPFKHSDNTTATTINDVPPPIDVGEATTPTMTSVPKFNAKVSASFTPMTVGSDSLTTVTNTTSAATNATGNIAMAATSATASTVNPMINPIVNSSLVNNNNNNSNISISIPTTASSSNYDPFNAPIFTPSSTSSIHTNANAHSFPFPSIANSGGININATDDNSNNMSMANNVPPPMQPPPIESSNLKYPRIYPPPHSLLQYHLYAPEQPSSLKSLLKPNERSADQLFIPNNIREDLTKKNLSILQVFPSSGKVIPSIVQDYFNLVPLNFNNNDFLNKTTLFKVFSNYDGKAYVLKRLPNIDKSMNPNKISKIYQIWSKINCTNLIKFRDIFQTTKFGDLSICLVFDYYPNSLSLYDYHFVNFPKFPITNNYLWIYLVQLTNVINSIHSQNLSIGNTLNWRKVLITGDPGRIKLSHCNFMDLLFNDDTDTVVSSGGSTIEGQQQLDYKYLGELLFNLSINIENSNNNTAPKEYRLEEITPQSIDDMRQIDDKFKDVLKYLISDNGDSKKSIHDLTSHFYDKMFMVLESSQTYTEYMESVLSRELENGRLFRLVNKLNCIFGRIESRIDINWSESGTKFPIILFYDYVFHQVDSNGKPIMDLTHVLRCLNKLDAGIQEKLMLVTPDELNCIIISYKELKDLIESTFRSITQ, via the coding sequence GCTAAAGTATCCGCAAGTTTCACTCCGATGACAGTCGGTAGTGACTCCTTAACCACTGTGACGAATACCACCTCCGCTGCTACAAATGCTACTGGCAATATCGCCATGGCAGCTACCTCTGCTACTGCTTCTACAGTTAATCCGATGATTAATCCGATAGTTAATAGCTCGTTAGtgaataacaataacaataatagtaatataAGCATATCAATACCAACTACCGCTTCGAGTTCCAATTACGACCCCTTCAATGCCCCCATTTTCACTCCGTCTTCAACCTCCTCAATTCACACTAATGCAAATGCACattcttttccatttccCTCCATTGCAAATTCTGGTGGCATAAATATAAACGCCACTGATGATAATAGTAACAATATGAGTATGGCTAATAATGTGCCACCTCCTATGCAACCGCCACCCATAGAGAGTAGTAATCTTAAGTACCCACGTATTTATCCGCCTCCTCACAGTCTTCTACAGTATCACCTATATGCACCTGAACAGCCATCATCATTGAAATCATTATTAAAGCCTAATGAAAGGTCTGCAGATCAGCTTTTCATTCCAAACAATATTAGAGAAGATTTAACCAAGAAAAACTTATCGATTTTGCAGGTTTTCCCCTCTTCAGGTAAAGTTATACCAAGTATTGTACAAGATTATTTTAATTTGGTTCCATTGAACTTCAATAATAacgattttttaaataaaactacgctcttcaaagttttttccAATTATGACGGTAAAGCCTACGTTTTGAAGAGGCTTCCTAACATCGATAAGTCAATGAATCCAAACAAAATATCCAAAATATATCAGATATGGTCAAAAATTAATTGTacaaatttgataaagtttAGGgacatttttcaaactaCTAAATTTGGTGATCTGTCTATTTGTTTGGTCTTTGACTACTACCCAAACTCGCTATCTTTGTATGATTACCACTTTGTTAATTTCCCTAAGTTTCCAATAACGAATAATTATTTATGGATATATTTAGTTCAACTCACCAATGTAATAAACTCTATCCATTCACAAAACTTGAGTATTGGCAATACATTAAACTGGAGAAAAGTTTTGATTACTGGGGACCCAGGGAGAATCAAGTTATCACACTGCAATTTTATGGACCTTTTGTTCAATGATGATACTGATACCGTAGTATCTTCCGGCGGAAGTACCATAGAGGGACAACAACAGCTAGACTACAAATATTTAGGAGAGCTATTATTTAACCTATCCATTAATATTGAAAACTCTAATAACAACACTGCCCCTAAAGAATATCGATTGGAGGAAATAACCCCTCAATCAATTGATGACATGAGACAGATCGATGATAAGTTCAAGGATGTACTCAAGTATCTGATATCAGACAACGGCGATTCCAAAAAGAGCATTCATGATCTTACTAGTCACTTTTATGATAAGATGTTCATGGTCCTGGAATCGTCACAAACCTATACAGAATACATGGAGTCTGTCTTATCAAGAGAACTAGAAAATGGCAGATTATTTAGGCTGGTCAACAAGCTAAATTGCATTTTTGGTAGAATCGAATCAAGAATAGACATAAATTGGTCCGAATCTGGGACTAAATTCCCCATTATACTATTTTATGACTACGTATTCCATCAAGTGGATTCGAATGGGAAACCAATAATGGATTTAACTCATGTCCTAAGATGTTTGAACAAATTAGACGCTGGTATTCAAGAAAAGTTAATGTTGGTAACGCCCGATGAGTTAAACTGTATTATTATATCCTATAAGGAGTTGAAGGACTTGATAGAATCCACCTTTCGATCCATCACCCAATAA